The following are encoded in a window of Limibacter armeniacum genomic DNA:
- a CDS encoding very short patch repair endonuclease codes for MPDKFSSEVRSKIMSSIKGKNTKPELIIRRFLHRYGFRFRLHGKYRGRLLSGKPDIILPKYKTVIFVHGCFWHGHQNCKYFRLPKSNTEFWRWKIARNRANDIIHKMDLLREGWNVITIWECEIKYNEEKQNVILNKLNGFLRSIQLPHKSDCRLNQ; via the coding sequence ATGCCTGACAAATTCAGTAGCGAAGTGCGAAGTAAAATCATGTCCTCTATCAAAGGTAAGAATACGAAACCTGAGCTAATTATTCGTCGGTTCCTACATCGTTATGGGTTTAGGTTCAGGCTTCATGGCAAATATAGAGGTCGGTTGCTTTCTGGGAAGCCTGATATAATCTTACCTAAATACAAGACCGTGATTTTTGTGCATGGTTGCTTTTGGCATGGGCATCAAAACTGCAAGTATTTCAGGCTCCCTAAATCTAATACAGAGTTTTGGCGTTGGAAAATTGCAAGAAACCGTGCTAATGATATTATCCATAAGATGGATCTTTTGAGAGAAGGATGGAATGTAATTACTATATGGGAATGTGAAATAAAATATAATGAAGAAAAACAAAATGTGATTTTGAATAAGCTCAACGGTTTTCTAAGAAGTATACAGTTACCCCACAAATCGGACTGCCGCTTAAATCAATAA
- a CDS encoding 3TM-type holin: MDWIKKLLTASAGELIEKTDHLIDNITTTKEEKLQLKHQFSDMILQHLTQLTHLKMQIVMAETNGNMLQRLWRPILMLSFGFVILYAKFAAPAFGLPNTELEPQFWELLELGIGGYVIGRSVEKVSEKIVEKMDTIPRK; encoded by the coding sequence ATGGATTGGATTAAAAAACTACTAACTGCTTCTGCTGGAGAACTGATTGAAAAAACGGATCACCTGATTGACAATATTACCACTACCAAAGAGGAGAAACTACAGCTTAAGCACCAATTCTCTGATATGATCTTACAGCATCTTACACAACTGACACACCTTAAAATGCAGATAGTGATGGCAGAGACCAATGGCAATATGCTCCAGCGTCTTTGGCGTCCTATCCTGATGCTCAGTTTTGGCTTTGTGATCTTGTACGCCAAGTTTGCAGCCCCAGCTTTTGGGTTGCCTAACACGGAACTAGAGCCTCAATTTTGGGAACTGCTGGAGCTAGGAATTGGAGGGTATGTGATTGGTAGGAGTGTGGAAAAAGTTTCTGAAAAAATTGTAGAGAAAATGGACACTATCCCACGGAAGTAG